From the genome of Geminocystis herdmanii PCC 6308, one region includes:
- a CDS encoding DUF2283 domain-containing protein — MKINYYSDTDSLYIHLSDKPSIDSQEISERVVLDYDEKGNLVGIDIDNASKKVQLNELILNQLPSNIMKVPA, encoded by the coding sequence ATGAAAATTAACTATTATTCTGATACCGATTCTTTATATATTCATTTATCGGATAAACCAAGTATTGACAGTCAGGAAATTTCGGAAAGAGTTGTACTTGACTATGATGAGAAGGGCAACTTAGTAGGTATTGACATTGATAATGCTAGTAAAAAAGTTCAACTGAATGAATTAATTTTAAATCAATTACCTTCTAATATTATGAAAGTTCCTGCTTAA
- a CDS encoding DUF6972 family protein: MTGIQKKIVKDSRENLFAKHIDGTSQVKRLLKKEGKAHVFNDLETMERVIEAIIEKGEKTGIEDHNDYYERYGLYFSQPIGYQIRNDGTKIPLYYAEIKIIKGTNIYHVIPRTKPRNIK, from the coding sequence ATGACTGGTATTCAGAAAAAAATAGTAAAAGATTCTCGTGAAAATCTATTCGCAAAACATATTGATGGTACTTCACAAGTAAAAAGATTACTCAAAAAAGAAGGTAAAGCCCATGTTTTTAATGATTTAGAAACAATGGAGAGAGTGATAGAAGCTATCATAGAAAAAGGTGAAAAAACAGGCATTGAGGATCATAATGATTATTATGAAAGATATGGACTTTATTTTTCTCAACCCATAGGCTATCAAATTAGAAATGATGGTACAAAAATTCCTCTTTATTATGCTGAAATAAAAATTATTAAAGGAACAAATATTTATCATGTTATCCCAAGAACAAAACCCCGCAATATTAAATAA
- the ileS gene encoding isoleucine--tRNA ligase, which yields MTEQKNYKDTVNLPKTGFDMRANAVKKEPELQEFWAKEQVYEKLGQNNPKDLFILHDGPPYANGSLHMGHALNKVLKDIINKYKLLQGHKVRYVPGWDCHGLPIELKVLQSLKQKEREALTPITLRHKARDFALKAQQEQAEGFKRYGIWGDWENPYLTLLPEYEAVQIEVFGKMALNGYIYRGLKPVHWSPSSQTALAEAELEYPEGHTSRSIYASFTLNKLGEKAQSLAEFMPNLSVAIWTTTPWTIPGNLAVAVNGHLDYAVVEVTSPDDNSPLSKGGWGGSKFLIVAKDLVESLSNTLGCQLTIKTVVKGADLELSTYKHPLFDRESPVVIGGDYITTESGTGLVHTAPGHGQEDYITGQKYHLPILSPVDDRGNFTEEAGEFQGLNVLKDANQAIIDALTVKGSLLKEEAYAHKYPYDWRTKKPTIFRATEQWFASVDGFRDLALKAIKDVTWIPSQGENRITPMVGDRSDWCISRQRSWGLPIPVFYDEATNEPLLNEETINHVKDIIREKGSDAWWELSVEELLPESYRNNGKTYRKGMDTMDVWFDSGSSWAAVANQREELKYPVDLYLEGSDQHRGWFQSSLLTSVAVNGIAPYKTVLTHGFVLDEKGMKMSKSVGNVVDPNLIINGGKNQKQQPPYGADVLRLWVASTDYSGDVRIGDNIIKQLADVYRKIRNTARFLLGNLDDFDPQKDAVSYENLPELDKYILHETHLVFSEITEAFESYQFFKFFQKVQNFCVVDLSNFYLDIAKDRLYISDPNSPRRRSCQTVMAIILENLARSIAPVLCHMAEDIWQNLPYEKPYNSVFEAGWVKLEPEWVQNPDLLSKWGQLRNIRTGVNKVLDDARNQKSIGSSLEAKVLIYDTEGKLSETLTNFNPTNALNEGNRVDELRYLLLVSQVELVSEESRLNDGQYQGEIQLNDTTLKVAVLNADGHKCDRCWNYSTTVGTFSDEPLICDRCKEALTGNF from the coding sequence ATGACTGAACAGAAAAACTATAAAGATACCGTAAATTTACCAAAAACAGGCTTTGACATGAGAGCCAATGCCGTTAAAAAAGAGCCAGAATTACAGGAATTTTGGGCAAAAGAGCAGGTTTACGAGAAATTAGGTCAAAACAATCCTAAAGACCTTTTTATCCTCCATGATGGACCTCCCTACGCCAATGGTAGCTTACACATGGGACACGCATTAAACAAAGTCCTCAAAGATATTATTAATAAATATAAATTATTACAAGGTCATAAAGTTCGCTATGTACCCGGTTGGGATTGTCACGGACTGCCGATCGAGCTTAAAGTATTACAAAGTTTAAAACAGAAAGAAAGAGAAGCCTTAACCCCCATTACCCTCCGTCATAAAGCCCGTGATTTCGCCCTCAAAGCCCAACAAGAACAAGCAGAAGGGTTTAAACGATATGGGATATGGGGAGACTGGGAAAACCCCTATTTAACCCTATTACCAGAATATGAAGCCGTCCAAATTGAAGTATTCGGCAAAATGGCATTAAACGGTTATATCTATCGTGGCTTAAAACCCGTGCATTGGAGTCCTAGCTCACAAACCGCCCTAGCCGAAGCTGAATTAGAATATCCTGAAGGGCATACCTCTCGCAGTATCTACGCTAGTTTTACTCTAAATAAGTTAGGGGAAAAGGCTCAATCTTTAGCGGAATTTATGCCTAATCTCTCTGTAGCAATCTGGACGACAACCCCTTGGACAATTCCCGGTAATCTCGCCGTTGCTGTCAATGGGCATTTAGATTATGCAGTAGTAGAAGTTACTTCTCCTGATGATAACTCCCCCCTTAGTAAGGGGGGTTGGGGGGGATCAAAATTCCTCATTGTTGCCAAAGATTTAGTAGAAAGTTTAAGCAATACTTTAGGTTGTCAGTTAACTATCAAAACCGTTGTCAAAGGTGCAGACTTAGAATTATCCACCTATAAGCATCCCTTGTTCGATCGAGAAAGTCCAGTGGTTATCGGCGGTGATTATATTACTACCGAATCTGGTACGGGATTAGTACATACTGCCCCCGGTCATGGTCAAGAAGACTATATTACTGGACAAAAATACCACTTGCCTATTTTATCACCAGTGGACGATCGAGGTAACTTTACCGAAGAAGCAGGAGAATTTCAGGGGTTAAACGTTTTAAAAGACGCAAATCAGGCAATTATTGACGCTTTAACCGTTAAGGGAAGTTTATTGAAGGAGGAAGCCTACGCTCATAAATACCCCTACGATTGGCGCACTAAAAAACCGACTATCTTCCGTGCTACAGAGCAATGGTTCGCCTCCGTTGACGGTTTCCGTGACTTGGCATTGAAGGCGATTAAAGATGTAACTTGGATTCCCTCTCAGGGTGAAAATCGTATTACTCCCATGGTGGGCGATCGAAGTGACTGGTGTATTTCTCGTCAACGCAGTTGGGGTTTACCGATTCCTGTGTTTTATGATGAAGCAACCAACGAACCTTTATTGAATGAGGAGACGATTAACCACGTTAAAGATATTATCAGGGAAAAAGGCTCAGATGCTTGGTGGGAATTATCTGTAGAGGAATTGTTGCCCGAAAGTTATCGCAACAACGGCAAAACCTACCGTAAAGGTATGGATACTATGGATGTATGGTTCGATTCTGGTTCATCTTGGGCGGCGGTTGCCAATCAACGGGAGGAGTTGAAATACCCTGTGGACTTGTATTTGGAAGGTTCAGATCAACATCGAGGATGGTTTCAGTCTAGCCTTTTAACCAGTGTAGCAGTAAACGGCATCGCTCCCTATAAAACTGTGTTAACTCATGGTTTCGTCTTGGATGAAAAGGGCATGAAAATGAGTAAATCGGTGGGAAATGTAGTTGATCCGAATCTCATCATCAACGGTGGCAAAAACCAGAAACAACAACCCCCCTACGGTGCAGATGTACTGCGTTTATGGGTGGCATCAACGGACTATTCTGGGGATGTGCGTATCGGTGATAATATCATCAAACAACTTGCTGACGTTTACCGTAAAATTCGCAATACGGCTCGATTTTTGTTAGGTAATTTAGATGATTTTGATCCGCAAAAAGATGCCGTTAGTTATGAAAATTTACCTGAATTAGATAAGTATATTCTCCACGAAACTCACTTAGTTTTTAGTGAAATTACCGAAGCCTTTGAGAGTTATCAATTTTTTAAATTCTTCCAAAAAGTACAAAATTTCTGCGTAGTTGATTTATCTAATTTTTACCTAGATATTGCTAAGGATAGACTCTATATTTCTGATCCTAATTCCCCTCGTCGTCGCAGTTGTCAAACTGTCATGGCAATCATTCTCGAAAATTTAGCCCGTTCGATCGCACCTGTCTTATGTCACATGGCGGAGGATATTTGGCAGAATTTACCCTATGAAAAGCCTTATAATTCGGTATTTGAAGCAGGTTGGGTTAAATTAGAACCTGAGTGGGTACAAAACCCTGATTTACTATCAAAATGGGGGCAATTACGCAACATTCGTACAGGGGTGAATAAGGTTTTAGATGATGCTCGTAATCAGAAGTCGATCGGTTCGTCTTTAGAAGCGAAAGTATTAATTTATGATACTGAAGGTAAGCTATCGGAAACTCTGACTAATTTTAATCCGACTAATGCTTTAAATGAAGGTAACAGAGTTGATGAGTTACGTTATCTATTGCTAGTCTCTCAAGTGGAGTTAGTTAGTGAGGAATCTAGGTTGAATGATGGTCAATATCAAGGAGAAATTCAGCTTAATGATACCACTTTGAAGGTAGCAGTTTTAAACGCCGATGGGCATAAGTGCGATCGATGCTGGAATTACTCTACCACAGTGGGTACTTTTAGCGATGAACCTTTGATCTGTGACAGGTGTAAAGAAGCCTTAACGGGTAATTTCTAA
- a CDS encoding type II toxin-antitoxin system MqsA family antitoxin has translation MKCDFCGSEKAKIRYISRSYGNDEELFIVENIPLISCPDCGESYFTAETMRKIEAIKQQKNSIAITRNIPVAKFAS, from the coding sequence ATGAAATGTGATTTTTGTGGTTCAGAAAAGGCTAAAATTCGCTATATTTCTCGAAGTTATGGAAATGATGAAGAACTTTTTATCGTTGAAAATATACCTTTAATAAGTTGTCCAGATTGTGGTGAAAGCTATTTTACTGCTGAAACTATGAGAAAAATTGAAGCTATTAAACAACAGAAAAACTCGATCGCAATTACTAGAAATATACCAGTAGCTAAATTTGCATCCTAA
- a CDS encoding UPF0104 family protein — MQTKSLIKYIRQGIPILFILILFSFSIMAIVSELKKDSIESVWLYLKSIPHWHKLTALAMTILGYGLMTGYDLLGFAHIRQKLSPLKVAFTAFISYAIGNTVGFSVLSGTAIRYHYYGLAGVSQVKIAELIIFTHLTFWLGLLSISGVVSLVDPLTLPSTLKLPFDSIHPLGYIFLSLVLIYFILSVTLKHSIKLKEEEITFPKPIISIGTIVVAGLDWGLAAGVLYLLLPVSNSMTYIGFFGIYIIALTAGLISNVPGGLGVFETVMLYLRPQSVSPSDMLGGLIAYRIVYFFIPLIVALVLIGIQAWKTKNKL; from the coding sequence ATGCAAACTAAGTCACTTATCAAATATATTCGTCAAGGGATACCCATTTTATTCATTCTCATCTTATTTTCTTTCTCCATCATGGCGATCGTATCGGAACTGAAAAAAGATAGTATAGAGTCAGTGTGGCTATATCTTAAAAGTATTCCCCATTGGCACAAACTAACCGCCCTCGCCATGACAATTTTAGGCTATGGATTAATGACAGGGTATGATTTACTGGGATTTGCCCATATTCGACAAAAACTCTCCCCCCTCAAAGTCGCTTTTACTGCTTTTATCAGTTATGCCATTGGTAATACCGTTGGTTTTAGTGTCCTTTCTGGTACAGCAATCCGTTATCATTATTACGGTTTAGCAGGAGTTTCTCAAGTCAAAATCGCTGAATTAATTATCTTCACTCATCTTACTTTCTGGTTAGGATTATTAAGTATCAGTGGCGTAGTATCATTAGTTGATCCTTTAACTTTACCTAGTACTCTTAAACTACCTTTTGACTCTATCCATCCCCTAGGGTATATTTTTCTTTCCCTCGTCTTAATCTATTTTATCCTCAGTGTCACCCTTAAACATTCCATTAAGTTGAAAGAAGAAGAAATTACTTTCCCAAAACCTATTATTTCGATCGGTACAATTGTAGTCGCAGGTTTAGATTGGGGATTAGCCGCAGGAGTACTCTATTTATTATTACCTGTAAGTAATTCCATGACTTATATCGGCTTTTTCGGTATTTATATCATAGCCTTAACCGCAGGTTTAATCAGCAATGTACCCGGTGGGTTGGGAGTATTTGAAACTGTAATGTTATATCTGCGTCCTCAATCTGTTTCCCCTTCCGATATGTTAGGAGGATTAATCGCCTATCGCATCGTTTATTTTTTCATTCCCCTGATTGTTGCGTTAGTTTTAATTGGTATTCAAGCATGGAAGACAAAAAATAAGTTATGA
- a CDS encoding DNA cytosine methyltransferase, with amino-acid sequence MSSKKRILSLFSGCGGMDLGMEGNFWIHQDFINEKIHPNWIVDRNKNLVKLAKTSFQTVFANDIEISAKNAWLSYFKKDIFHLESIVNLVEQYEREEFEFPKNIDILTGGFPCQDFSVSGKRKGLNSHKNHDGNYLEEKTQDNLKNRGMLYYWMKKVIEITQPKIFIAENVKGLNSLSTVKDKIESDFKSINNHGYLVFSQLLYAPDYGIPQTRERLFFIGINKRYLNQKWLQFPNIKYLINPFPEITHFNAPNSIIHNNLLKTYSTVRSALYGLLEPEEEKKDQAQIRYSKAKFYGKTQGQIEVNLDGLSPTIRAEHHGNIEFRRLSLELGGRYQDELNCGKKMRRLTVRECARIQTFPDDYEFVRDSKISPTNSPISASKAYKLIGNAVPPLLSYHIAMKLESIWDNLFNYDQSVHLTQKISSIF; translated from the coding sequence ATGAGTTCCAAAAAAAGAATTTTATCTTTATTTTCTGGTTGCGGTGGAATGGATTTAGGTATGGAAGGAAATTTTTGGATTCATCAAGACTTTATTAATGAAAAAATACACCCTAATTGGATTGTCGATCGAAATAAAAACTTAGTCAAATTAGCTAAAACTTCTTTTCAAACAGTATTTGCTAATGATATTGAAATTAGTGCAAAAAATGCTTGGTTATCTTACTTTAAAAAAGATATTTTTCACTTAGAAAGTATTGTTAATTTAGTGGAGCAATATGAAAGAGAAGAATTTGAATTTCCGAAAAATATAGATATATTAACAGGTGGTTTTCCTTGTCAAGATTTTAGTGTTTCAGGAAAAAGAAAAGGCTTAAATTCTCATAAAAATCATGATGGTAATTATTTAGAGGAAAAAACTCAAGATAATCTTAAAAATAGAGGAATGCTTTATTATTGGATGAAAAAAGTTATTGAAATTACTCAACCTAAAATCTTTATTGCAGAAAACGTTAAGGGTTTAAATTCTTTATCCACAGTTAAAGATAAAATAGAATCAGATTTTAAATCTATTAACAATCATGGTTATTTAGTTTTTTCACAACTACTTTACGCTCCCGATTATGGTATCCCCCAAACTAGAGAAAGATTATTTTTTATCGGTATTAATAAACGATATTTAAATCAAAAATGGTTACAATTTCCTAATATAAAATATTTAATTAATCCTTTTCCAGAAATAACTCATTTTAATGCACCAAATAGTATTATACATAATAATTTATTAAAAACTTATTCTACAGTAAGATCGGCTTTATATGGACTTTTAGAACCAGAAGAAGAAAAAAAAGATCAAGCTCAAATAAGATATTCTAAAGCTAAATTTTACGGTAAAACTCAAGGACAAATAGAGGTAAATTTAGATGGATTAAGCCCGACAATTAGAGCTGAACATCATGGTAATATAGAATTTAGGAGACTATCTTTGGAATTAGGAGGACGTTATCAGGATGAGTTAAATTGTGGAAAAAAAATGAGACGTTTAACAGTGAGAGAATGTGCAAGAATTCAAACTTTTCCTGATGATTATGAGTTTGTAAGAGATAGTAAAATTTCCCCGACTAATTCTCCAATTTCTGCTAGTAAGGCTTATAAATTAATTGGCAATGCAGTACCTCCTTTATTGAGTTATCATATTGCTATGAAATTAGAATCTATTTGGGATAATTTGTTTAATTATGATCAATCAGTTCATTTAACACAAAAAATATCTAGTATTTTTTAA
- a CDS encoding tetratricopeptide repeat protein, which translates to MSNLEKGLFAFEEKNYQETLTLLKPLAEEGNPEAQCILGNIYHLGLGVNHNIQEAIKWYQKSAKQGYLIAENNLKTIYLMEEIDTEVLVSNF; encoded by the coding sequence ATGTCAAATTTAGAAAAAGGCTTATTTGCTTTTGAAGAAAAAAACTATCAAGAAACTCTTACTTTATTAAAACCATTGGCAGAAGAAGGAAATCCAGAAGCACAATGTATTTTAGGTAATATTTATCATTTAGGTTTAGGAGTAAATCATAATATTCAAGAAGCAATTAAATGGTATCAAAAATCTGCAAAACAAGGTTATTTAATAGCTGAAAATAATTTGAAAACAATTTACTTAATGGAGGAAATAGACACAGAAGTTTTAGTAAGTAATTTCTAA
- a CDS encoding REP-associated tyrosine transposase — MNFSDSSLKITRRKLPHWELDGSIYFITFNTYKRLELNPSARQIVLNCCLFFDESRHQHDRRYHTFAIVIMPDHVHWLMQPFPKSNGEYWSIGSILHSVKSYSAKQIPKVMNHSGIVWHEERYDRIMRNEEEFLNTWQYIRENPVKENLANIPEEYPFFWQETYTG; from the coding sequence ATGAATTTTAGTGATTCTTCTCTCAAAATTACAAGAAGAAAGTTACCTCATTGGGAGTTAGATGGTTCAATTTATTTCATCACTTTTAATACTTATAAACGTTTAGAATTAAATCCTTCTGCTAGGCAAATTGTTTTAAATTGTTGTTTATTTTTTGATGAAAGTCGTCATCAACACGATCGAAGATACCATACCTTTGCTATAGTAATTATGCCTGATCATGTTCACTGGTTAATGCAACCTTTTCCTAAGTCTAATGGTGAATATTGGTCTATTGGTAGTATTCTTCATAGCGTTAAAAGTTATAGTGCTAAACAAATCCCAAAAGTGATGAATCATTCTGGTATAGTATGGCATGAAGAAAGGTACGATCGAATTATGAGAAACGAAGAAGAATTTTTGAATACTTGGCAATATATTCGAGAAAATCCCGTGAAGGAAAATTTAGCTAATATCCCTGAAGAATATCCTTTTTTTTGGCAGGAAACTTACACAGGCTAG
- a CDS encoding helix-turn-helix transcriptional regulator, with protein sequence MNIRELRKKQGLKTVEVASVVGVAESTVRNWEYGKTIPKLRLDQIKKLLDLYKCDFNDLYSAIFKQ encoded by the coding sequence ATGAATATAAGAGAGTTAAGGAAAAAACAAGGATTAAAAACTGTGGAAGTAGCTAGTGTTGTCGGTGTTGCAGAGTCCACTGTTAGAAATTGGGAATATGGCAAAACTATACCAAAATTACGCCTTGATCAAATCAAGAAATTACTTGACTTATATAAGTGTGATTTCAATGATTTATATTCTGCTATTTTTAAGCAATAA